GTTGGCTCGTGGGTGTGTTGTTTCTTAACTCCTGGCTCAGATTCAGCTCAGAGGGTAAGCAGGGTGAGGGCTGGCCTGGCTGGGATGGAGCTGAGCGGAAACTTGCAGTTCTGACTGTGGCCTTCCGCTATCTGGACACATACAGAGACTTACTGCAGGAGGAGGGAGATCGCTCCAACACCTTCCCAAAGGTACTGCACACGTGTGTTAAAACCTCAAAGGAAtactcataaatgtttttttttttcaaatgcacatAAATCACACAAATAAAAAGCTAAAAACAAACTCACAAGcacatagaaaaatgtatactcaaatattaaaaaataaatagtcaatagaaaaatatatacacaaaaaacTCAAAATAGACACTGAAAATGATCATAATGTTTCAGTGTAGtcgggtcatttttttgtccaaaggccttaataataataataaacaaagatatgatatcCAAAGTATGtatagtacaactagatctattttattgaatccaaaatatattttaattatatttttctacatataaaggcattttaaagatttaaagaTTTTGGTTAAAAGGCCAATACAtctatttcatttgtgattaaaacatcttaaaatgtaataaatgtatgtatgttttattctggcatgattttttaacatcatatatcaacatagtgcaaaatggtattaaaattatgtgtagaagtcgttgctttgttatgagaaagaatgtccggaaaaattaatttcattgatgtcattcggagtaaccaatataaatgactgttttggatcaagtcatgtggtcaatatcatgtgacaggatgtgacatcagtcagacacctgcaaaggaccacatggttatgaagcaaagtaactaactatTTGAAACATTCATCTTTTCACTTCTTCATACGCGTGtaccgaaacatcaggtcattcggtacaaccgctataaaacatggacaatgttgtgatattttaaaaacttgcactaaatataaaatgtttgattgttcttttgctagctagctagatatcagcctgtttgCATTGTTTGAAATTATCATTAattggtataaccaaaagtttCATTATggaaaactgaaattttggttaaactgacttttttggtgacaaattttgtccatcttgtaaaaaatgacaaaagcagtgttaattgattataaaaaccacataatctcattgttaacacttaataaaacttcaaaatgaattatatctccatcatgttttttacacttttaaaaaccttattcgtcaatgacccaatTATTTGCAGTATTTGTCAGTAAAATGACCTAAAATTCCCTTAAACTAGATTAATTGATTTGGAAAGAAACATGAGTCTTGTTTAGAGAATATATATTGAGTTAAGATCACTTTTCATACCCcaatgagatttttttcttcttgttttagGCGTAAACCTCATAAATTTTGTTAGaaatttatttagaaaaataaaccTAATTGCAGACTGGTTTATGTTGTACCTTTTGTGTAGTtcttggagtatcatcattggtataAGAAAAACTATTGGATCAAAACATATTACATAACCCCACTAAGGAGAATCTTGCCATTTTTGCCTTCCCATCTCCTGTGCTCCAAACATTTTTCCtgtttgtgatattttgtttttttctattttccTTGCTATGTTTTTAGAAGTCAGACCATAAACTACAactttgttttatacattgtgatttttcattaatattaaaatactgaaataatttataaattgttGGTATATAAAGAGTTTCACTTTTCGTAATCATCAGTTGCTTTTTCTTCTTTATTCCCTCCCTCCtggttttaataataatccaaCTTATGGTTTCAGGATCTGTATTTGTGCGCCGTTCAGGAGCTCAGTCGCTTTCCTGAACTGGTGGAAGACGTCCTGAAACTTCAGCGCTGGACTGAGATATTACACAGCCCGTAAGCATCAAATCCTCTTCACCCTCAAGGTGGAATATTAATATAAgctataaatgtcttttatgAGCTATAATGGCTGCAGAAATCATAGAGGAACATGAAATCATttaatacatgaagactcaggGCCTCTTAGTTTTGTGAAGTACAGCATGAGTTGTGAAGTATTAAATGTGGCGCATGTAGTTGCCCATTAAGAGCTTTAGAACCAGATTAATACTTTAATGTATTGTGTTCGATTTCGATTGTGTCATTAAAAGCCTCTCAAAAGGGCAGCAGTCTTTTCATAAACCCTTAAACAGTTTATTTCTGTAGCCCAGTTTATATAAAATAGGCCTGCATATTTTCTGTTTGACATTAAATTGTCAATGGCATGTTTGGTCTTTCTGCAACTTTAAATTATAAAGATGCCATGTAAACAGAATGTCATTTCCACTGTTTTGGCATTTTGGAGTTTAAAATTTCTTGCAGTCCAGTCATAACAAATAGTTTAAGAGCCTGCCATGACTGGTCCTCAAATACCTTGCCCATGCATAGAGCATTTTCCATCCCTGATGCCATAACCAAACTAATTTTAGGTTTCTAATCATCTTTTGGAGACAAATAACTTTAGTTATTTACACTGGAATAGCTACCTGACTTGTTTCTCCTCCTATCCAACAGAGCCGAGGAAGACAAGGAAAGTCGCAAGAAGCAAGTTCGCCCGCTCTTCCGACACTTCAGACGTATCGACGCCTGCCTGCAGCCCCGAGAGGCTTTCCGTGGCTCAGACGAGAGTACGTTTGAAACTGCGTTTTAATAGAATGCATAAATATTGCACAGACTGACCACAGTTTATTAACTTTGCGTTTGCTTAGCTGTGCAATAACGCCCACGAGAATACCGTTAGTGAATCATcttattcatgtttttttgtaaaagtGCCAGTCTGCTTCCACTTCATTCAGACCAGGATGACAAATCGGGTCACGGGGTAGCGTCTGCCAAGTTTTATAGATGCAGTGAGCTCATCTGATGGAATGGGTCTCTTTGTCAAGGCAGTGGCTCAAGCCAAGCTAAGTGATTTCCCAGACCTTAATCAATAGGCAATCTGACAGTACAAAACGCTGCTACCCTGAAGCCTCCAGTGACCCAGTTTCTGCTTTTGTCAGAGTTGCGACTGGTGAATGGAGAGGAAGTCAATACTGTACATACTTAATACTATTCAAAGTTTTGGATCTTTCATTTAACTTGTCATATAATGATTCAGTATAAATGGGTGAAGGTGATGctgatatatatacacacaatgatcaggcataacattatgaccactgacaggtaaGGTGATTATctgataatataaatattatcaGATAATACACTGATTATCttttcatcacggcacctgttaatGGGTGcaatatattaggcagcaagtgaacattttgtcctcaaagctgatgtgttagaagcaggaaaaatggttTGACAacggccaaattgtgatggctaaacgactgggtcagagcatctccaaaactgcagctcttgtggggtgttcccggtctttAGTGGTCAGtgtctatcaaaagtggtccaaggaaggaacagtggtgaaccggcgacagggtcatgggtggccaaggctcattgatgcacttGGAGAGCGAAGGCTGGatcgtgtggtccgatccaacagacgagcttctgtagctcaaattactcaagaagttaatgctggttctgatagaaatgtgtcagaatacacagtgaatcacagtttgttgtgtatggggctgaatagctgcagaccagtcagggtgcccatgctgacccctgttcaccgccgaaagcaccaacagtgagcatcagaactggaccacggagcaacggaagaaggtggcctggtctgatgaaccacgttttcttttacatcaagTGGATGTGTGCCGGGTGTGTGTGCgttgcttacctggggaacacatggcaccaggatgcactatgggaagaagacaagccggcggaggcagtgtgatgctttgggcaatgttctgctgggaaaccttgggtcctgccatccatgtggatgttactttgacacgtaccacctccCTAAGCATTGTTTCAGACCATGTATGGAAACGGTatcctggtggctgtggcctttttcagcaggataatgtgccatgccacaaagcaaaaaatggttcaggaacgatttgaggagcacaacaacgagtttgaggtgttgacttggccatCTGTAGGAtagaggctccacctcacaacttaaaggacttaaaggatctgctgctaacatcttggtgcagataccgcagcacaccttcaggggtctagaggagtccatgcctcgacgggtcagggctgttttggcagcaaaagggggacgaacacaatattaggaaggtggtcataatgttatgcctgatcggtgtataccTATACATACATAAGACAGTAAAGACTATATTAATACTGTTcatttaaactttctattcatcaaagaatcctgaaactGATACTGTTGCCTAAAAGTTCAACTGAATGGTACAAAAGCAAATTTGACTTTGTGTTGGAGAGCAGGATTGACtatttgttctttgtttagTCTTCTGCAGGGTTTACACACCAGATCACTCGTACGTGACCATCCGGAGCCGTCTTTCATGCCGGGTCGGGGAGATCTTGGCTCTAGTGAGAGAGAAGCTCCAGTATAGTGAGGACCAGCCCACCCAACCTGCCAACCTTATATTGGTGGCCGTCACCTCATCTGGAGGTAAGAGCACTAAAGTTTGTACATATAAACACCATGCAAACTTACCAAAACTTCACTTGCACACTAAAACCTCAAACACAACATCATTTGTGTATGGCCAAGATTATAATGATCAAGACCTTGATTCACTGTTTGGGGACACAACATTTTTCGAAAAGACTGCGATCATCTGCTTTAACATCACAATCTAATCTGTGTTTGTTCAGAGAAGGCTGTGTTCCGTCCCAGCGACGAGGCCGTTTTCACCACACTGGGCGTCAACACCCACCTGTTCGCCTGCGAGCCCTCAGAGCTCGAGAGCTTGGTGAGAACCGTGGATGGGGGGGTGGGGAGTGGTGTGACCATGGAGACTCTGTTAAATAGCAACCATAAATGCCCACACTGGAATGCTCACTTATGATTATTGTGTGTCGAACACCATGAATTACAATGTTCAGTGAAAGTGTTACCTACAATAGTGTTTAGAAAGTGGTTTGGAAAGCATTAGATTTCCATCAGAATCTTGTTTGAAAGTAGTATCTCGTCACAAGTCAAACAGAGAGCTGCAGTTATTTAAATTCTGAAATtgtagttctgtcatgaaaactctcggagtgtttggcatggtaatggatataaCAATTTTGATGTCAGGTGATATGTTTTGATCTGCTacattgctgctgctgctgtgagcaagtaagacatgctgctgctgtacaatatagcatatGTGAATTACCCGTaacagatctatacaggtggagctggggaaggtggagggttccaGAAAGCGCGCTGCAACTGCTACAGAAAATGCTGACTAAGTATTTGAAGGTAGAGTagcgagctcattggctactgatacagcaggaaccaatcagctgtgccctatagagaatgataCGTTTGCAAGCATAAGATTTCAAGCATGATTTCAGCCtgcaccatctagagtttcatgacagaactttgaatttcagttttgcTGTGTGAGAGAAAATATGGTTAGAAACCTAAGGATGTAAGCAAATATTCAAGGCTTGGGGGCACTAAATGTTATTGAAAACCCCATATTGACTTGTACCCTTCAGTGTTTTTGGTGATTCTGGTCCTCATCCACGTTTCTTTGTCGGTCAGATACCTCTCCCTGAGGAGATCCACTGGTCACCAGGCGACAGCAAACTCCATGATATGAGTGCAGAGGAGGTGGCCAATCAGCTGGTGGTGTTCGACTGGGAACTCTTCAGCTGTGTGCACGAGGTCAGGACACTACCGCCCTCAAATCATCAGCATTCAGCAGCTCTTCCCCACACACTCACAGTCCAGCATACAGCTATTTTATTGCATTGTGCACATAATAATATCAAAATATTTCATGTTTCCCACTATTTTAATTGGCAGATATCAGGAAATTCATTCTCAAAGGACAAATTCCTTGTGGTCTGTGCATTAAACTGGTTattaattgttgtttttatatgcatggcagatgcttttattctAAGCAACTTACAGTGCATTCAAGACACATATGAATGTGGGAATCAAACTCCTGACCTTTTTAGTTGCTAGTGTCATGATCAGTTGAGCtacaattaatatatatattttttaaatgagtaacatttatttatttactttttattagtAAACTCAATTTTTAAGATGTTTAAGGTTtttgcataaataaatgtgatccTCAGTTTAAGATTTTCAGACTGTAGAAGTTGTAATGTTTATTTCTATGCTTCAGTTTCCTTcaaaatttctaaaaaaaacccccaaaaaaacaaaagtgttgttattgttacctaaaaataaaactataaaaaaaatttcgggagttgaaataaagctgaaattagatataatatatatatatatatatatatatatatatatatatatatatatatatatatatatatatatatatatatatatataaattaatataaatattaggtaaaaaaaaacttaacctTGAATaaaatttaatgttaaatttgaACTTAAAATTGGTGAAGTACTAAAGTTACTAAAcgagaaataaaaatgaattaaagctatatagaaatatataaaacaaaaacgaATAAAAATTACAACTACATaaatactaaaacttaaactaaaaacaaaaaaacaaaaaaacaaactgaaaatattaaaataaaagcactgaaaataattgaaaatattaagaaatgctataatagtataaaaataatactgaaataaatataacaatGCTATTATTAACAATTAATGTCCTAAAATGGTCAACAACATGTCTTAAGCTGTCAGTATGCATAttttttagtgctgtcaaaatgattaatcgtgattaatcacatctaacctaaaagtttttgtatatatatatatatatatatatatatatatatatatatatatatatatatatatatatatatatatatatatacaaaaactataaacaaaatatatatatatatgtgtgtgtgtgtgtattcaacattgtatattatgtatattatatatttacaaacttttgtgttagatgtgattaatcgctatcaattgatttgacagcactactatttttaatagGGTGGGTTACTACAAAGTGCTACAAGACACACTCTGTAGTTTTCCATTGCAATCAAATGTATGCCTTAGGAAAGTGGCTTTAGGTTCAAGGCTAGTCGCATAGCAAAGTTCatgtaaaaacaacaaaactttATGGCACGTTATGCAATGTTTCCCTGTGTCTTTGTTCCTGCTCtcgtttgatttttttttatttgggtTTGTTTGAACAGGTGGAGTTTGTGTGTTACGTGTTCCATGGGGAACAGGCCCGCTGGCGCCCCCTCAACCTGGAGCTGATCCTGCAGCGATGCAGTGAAGTGCAGCACTGGGTCGCCACAGAGATCCTGCAGTGCCAGTCGCTTCCAAAGAGGATACAGCTACTGCGCAAGTTCATAAAGATTGCAGCCTTGTGAGtgtatatgtgtttgtgtaggGTACAAGCTGAATCCGCTTATGAAGGTGACAAGAATGAATTATTCAGAAATTGTAATGGTGTTGACGTCAGAACTGTGGACATGTTAACATATGACCACCCACGTATATCAGCACCTGTTCAGTATTCAGCAGCTTGAAGGGGGTGCTAGCAGTTATTTCACATGCAAAGAGGTtagccaatcagagcagagttcATTTGCATGTAGTTTTAATGGCCcagcggcaaaaaaaaaaaaaaaaaaagcctgctTGATTCAAAGATGCATGTAAATTAGTtatgtaaaattaaattaatttgttttagcTGCAAGAAATCTTGACTAATGTCTTAAGTGGACttcaggggaaaaaaatgcaATGCTTTTTATTCAAGTTTATTCACTTCTTATTCACATTCtagtttattttagtattaagGTTAAGTATTATTTTAGGTTAAGTTaaagtaattttgttatttgtTAGTCATTTTACAGTTTACAGATTCTACATTGCttcagtttatttttatgtcagttttagtcattttaatacttttaattgCTCATTTTTATACTACAGAATTCGTAGTTTCAAAGtttttaatctaatatttattgatttattttttaatctgtaTTTCCATGTACCAAAtatgatttttaatagttttagatgATTTCGATAACAATAACAGCAGTGTCTCATTCTCTATCAGGTCTGTGCATGTAATCAGtgctattgtgtgtgtgtttttagatGTAAACAGCAGCAGGATCTGCTGTCGTTCCTGGCGCTGGTTCTGGGACTGGACAACCCTGCAGTCAGCCGCCTACGTCTGACCTGGGAAGTGAGTGCATTTGTTTGTTAATCTACCTCTTTCTTTATcac
The window above is part of the Chanodichthys erythropterus isolate Z2021 chromosome 3, ASM2448905v1, whole genome shotgun sequence genome. Proteins encoded here:
- the rapgefl1 gene encoding rap guanine nucleotide exchange factor-like 1, with the translated sequence MPAGMKPLEKFLKKQTNALTRAGGFGEKATGTGASRRRASLSRVVPFFRETSPESGPAREVFSPETEEAPCWPSATADIRSPSLSSDEQSSEASLDTNWTPLPADTPDNLALALLDSVAGKRYANCTEILLDDFMLTHPIFLAPDKFQQVLLQQFSSEGKQGEGWPGWDGAERKLAVLTVAFRYLDTYRDLLQEEGDRSNTFPKDLYLCAVQELSRFPELVEDVLKLQRWTEILHSPAEEDKESRKKQVRPLFRHFRRIDACLQPREAFRGSDEIFCRVYTPDHSYVTIRSRLSCRVGEILALVREKLQYSEDQPTQPANLILVAVTSSGEKAVFRPSDEAVFTTLGVNTHLFACEPSELESLIPLPEEIHWSPGDSKLHDMSAEEVANQLVVFDWELFSCVHEVEFVCYVFHGEQARWRPLNLELILQRCSEVQHWVATEILQCQSLPKRIQLLRKFIKIAALCKQQQDLLSFLALVLGLDNPAVSRLRLTWEGLPGKFRKQFQQFESTADPSRNHKSYRDLLASLRAPLIPFTPLLLKDLTFLHESCKTFHGELVNFEKMHKVAEMVRSIRRYRSTQLAMEAEPSPSHLQTKAYVRQLQVIDNQNLLFEMSSKLEPKDM